In Terriglobia bacterium, a single genomic region encodes these proteins:
- a CDS encoding prepilin-type N-terminal cleavage/methylation domain-containing protein, with protein sequence MKKQKGFSLIELLIVVAIILIIAAIAIPNLLRSRIAANEASAVGSLRSINTAEVTYSSTYPAQGFSDNLTKLGPGAGGAPTSFQASLVDIVVGCAAPPCAKSGYNLDVASGAAATPRTTYVSHAVPITAGQSGQRTFCSSADGVIHFDPAGGITAATTDVQCQTGFAALQ encoded by the coding sequence GTGGCGATCATTCTGATTATCGCCGCGATCGCCATCCCGAATCTGCTCCGTTCCCGCATCGCGGCGAACGAGGCTTCGGCGGTGGGCTCACTGCGTTCCATCAACACAGCAGAAGTCACCTATTCGAGCACCTATCCGGCGCAGGGCTTCTCCGACAACCTGACCAAGCTGGGCCCGGGTGCTGGCGGCGCCCCCACTTCCTTCCAAGCTTCCCTGGTGGATATAGTGGTGGGCTGCGCTGCGCCCCCTTGCGCGAAGAGCGGCTACAACCTCGACGTGGCGTCCGGTGCTGCTGCGACTCCGCGCACCACCTATGTGTCCCACGCCGTTCCAATCACCGCGGGCCAGAGCGGACAACGCACTTTCTGCTCCTCGGCGGATGGCGTGATCCACTTCGATCCGGCCGGTGGAATCACGGCGGCAACCACCGACGTGCAGTGCCAGACCGGCTTCGCGGCTCTGCAGTAA